A stretch of the Oncorhynchus clarkii lewisi isolate Uvic-CL-2024 chromosome 9, UVic_Ocla_1.0, whole genome shotgun sequence genome encodes the following:
- the LOC139415820 gene encoding crossover junction endonuclease MUS81: protein MPAVEHVRLGRKRTLPPCPNPLFLQWLSELRDQAAEKGQKTQYVYQKAISSLKKYPLPLQNAREAKILQNFGDGICKILDEKLQRHYRENGPDAPIHSLPSGVTVAPSRRSNNNLAQPTKQPSRKEREGGRRKREYVPQKRSGGYAVLLTLYRESQVPGGKGFMFKLELQAEAQHLSDKSFSVPDLGSKYTAWSSVSTLIQKDLVLKTHNPARYSLTELGLALAERLEDGEREQEEDRRSDVREEEEGSGPGVDLTAKEDEKKKRTEPIAGPDPAAYVAQRGSEVPGVNSSEKPQAAETKTRPAGGCLYPGSYDIVLCVDFIETTGGSTACKQELVKELQRNGVTFDVRKLNVGDFLWVAKERVAPVSGQLRAPPSRELVLDYIIERKRMDDLCGSIIDGRFREQKFRLKRCGLQKPIYLVEECGSAAAHLSLPETTLQQAIVNTQVVDGFFVKRVQDVKESVAYLTVMTRYLSKLYQNRTLVCRSRELEGDGQNEEECGGREREDPSCSLISFAEFNQGAVKNKCQTVREVFARQLMQISGLSGDKAVAILEHYSTLHSLLKAYEQCPSDTEREKLLSSIRYGKLKRNLGPALSRTVYQLYCTKGALS, encoded by the exons ATGCCAGCTGTAGAGCATGTCCGTCTGGGTAGGAAGCGCACCCTGCCCCCGTGCCCCAACCCCCTCTTCCTCCAGTGGCTGTCAGAGCTCCGGGACCAGGCGGCAGAGAAGGGACAGAAGACCCAGTACGTTTATCAGAAG gCTATCAGTTCGTTGAAGAagtaccccctccctctccagaACGCTCGAGAGGCTAAGATTCTACAGAACTTTGGAGACGGAATCTGCAAGATACTGGATGAGAAGTTACAGAGGCATTACAGAGAGAACg GTCCGGACGCTCCCATCCACTCCCTTCCCAGCGGTGTGACGGTGGCCCCTAGTCGCCGTAGCAACAACAACCTGGCTCAGCCCACCAAACAGCCCTctaggaaagagagggaaggagggaggaggaagagggaataTGTGCCCCAGAAGAGGTCTGGTGGATATGCTGTTCTGCTAACACTCTACAGAGAGTCTCAg gtTCCTGGGGGTAAGGGATTTATGTTTAAACTGGAGCTGCAGGCTGAGGCCCAGCATCTGTCTGACAAGTCCTTCTCTGTG CCTGATCTGGGTAGTAAATACACAGCCTGGTCCTCAGTGAGCACACTGATACAGAAAGACTTGGTCCTGAAGACACACAACCCCGCCAG GTATTCTCTGACTGAGCTGGGTTTGGCCCTGGCAGAGAGACtagaagacggagagagagaacaagaagaggacaggaggagtgacgtgagggaagaagaggagggaagtgGGCCTGGCGTTGACCTTACTGCCAAGGAAGATGAGAAAAAGAAGAGAACAGA GCCCATAGCGGGGCCTGACCCGGCAGCCTATGTTGCCCAGAGAGGGAGTGAGGTGCCTGGGGTAAACTCCTCAGAAAAGCCCCAGGCTGCAGAGACAAAGACTAGGCCGGCTGGAGGCTGTCTGTACCCAGGCAGTTATGACATTGTGCTATGTGTGGACTTCATTGAGACTACTGG gggcagCACGGCCTGTAAGCAGGAGCTGGTGAAGGAGCTGCAGAGGAACGGCGTAACCTTTGATGTCAGGAAGTTAAACGTAGGTGACTTCCTGTGGGTGGCCAAGGAGAGGGTCGCTCCCGTGTCAG GTCAGTTGCGTGCCCCTCCAAGTAGGGAGCTGGTGCTTGATTACATCAtcgagaggaagaggatggacgACTTGTGTGGTAGCATCATCGACGGACGATTCAGGGaacagaag tTTCGTCTGAAGAGGTGTGGTCTACAGAAGCCCATCTACCTGGTGGAGGAGTGTGGTTCTGCTGCTGCTCACCTGAGTTTACCTGAGACCACGCTACAGCAGGCTATAGttaatacacag GTGGTAGATGGCTTCTTTGTGAAGAGGGTCCAGGACGTGAAGGAGTCTGTTGCCTACCTCACTGTCATGACCCGATACCTCTCCAAGCTATACCAG AACCGTACGTTGGTCTGTCGCTCCAGGGAGCTAGAGGGGGATGGACAGAacgaggaagagtgtggagggagggagagagaggaccccTCCTGTTCTCTCATCTCCTTCGCAGAGTTCAACCAAGGAGCTGTCAAGAACAAG tgtcagacagtgagagaggtgTTTGCCAGACAGCTGATGCAGATCTCTGGACTCTCTGGTGATAAGGCTGTTGCTATACTAGAGCACTACAGTACTCTACacag